The proteins below are encoded in one region of Syngnathus acus chromosome 2, fSynAcu1.2, whole genome shotgun sequence:
- the LOC119118354 gene encoding glycerol-3-phosphate dehydrogenase [NAD(+)], cytoplasmic → MAAAKKVCIIGSGNWGSAIAKIVGANAARNSKFDSTVKMWVFEELVNGRKLTEIINTDHENVKYLPGHKLPANVLAVPDLPEAAGDADILVFVIPHQFIAKACDAMKGKIKSDALGISLIKGVDEGPNGLKLISDVIQEKLGIAMSVLMGANIANEVADEKFCETTIGCKNENHGALLKELMQTNNFRVTVVPEHDVVEICGALKNIVAVGAGFCDGLGFGDNTKAAVIRLGLMEMIAFARIFCTAGPVSSATFLESCGVADLITTCYGGRNRKVAEAFAKTGKSIEELEKEMLNGQKLQGPATAAEVYLILKHKNLVDKFPLFNAVYQICYQGHPVTEFISCLQNHPEHM, encoded by the exons ATGGCAGCCGCGAAGAAAGTCTGCATCATCGGATCTGGAAATTG GGGCTCTGCCATTGCCAAGATAGTCGGTGCCAATGCCGCTCggaattccaaatttgacagCACGGTAAAAATGTGGGTGTTTGAGGAGTTGGTGAATGGGCGCAAACTGACTGAAATTATCAACACTGACCATGAGAATGTGAAGTACCTTCCTGGGCACAAGCTACCAGCAAATGTG CTGGCAGTTCCAGACTTGCCGGAGGCAGCCGGTGATGCAGACATTCTGGTGTTTGTCATCCCGCATCAGTTCATTGCCAAAGCCTGCGACGCCATGAAGGGCAAGATAAAGAGTGACGCACTTGGCATATCTCTAATCAAG ggtGTTGACGAGGGGCCCAATGGACTGAAGCTCATCTCTGATGTGATCCAAGAGAAGCTTGGCATTGCAATGAGTGTGCTGATGGGGGCCAACATTGCCAACGAAGTAGCGGATGAAAAGTTTTGTGAGACCACCATCG GATGCAAGAACGAAAACCACGGGGCTTTGCTGAAGGAACTCATGCAGACCAACAACTTCCGCGTGACTGTCGTGCCAGAGCATGATGTGGTGGAAATCTGTGGCGCTTTAAAG AACATTGTTGCCGTGGGAGCAGGTTTCTGTGACGGTCTGGGTTTCGGGGACAACACAAAAGCGGCAGTAATCCGGTTGGGTCTAATGGAGATGATCGCGTTTgcccgtattttctgcactgccGGGCCTGTGTCTTCTGCAACCTTTCTGGAAAGCTGCGGCGTCGCCGATCTCATCACCACCTGCTACGGTGGGCGCAATCGCAAAGTGGCCGAGGCCTTTGCAAAGACGGGAAAG TCCATTGAAGAGCTTGAGAAAGAGATGTTGAACGGTCAGAAGCTGCAAGGACCGGCGACTGCGGCTGAGGTTTATCTCATCCTCAAGCATAAAAATTTGGTGGACAA GTTCCCACTATTCAATGCTGTCTATCAGATCTGCTACCAAGGCCATCCAGTCACAGAGTTCATCAGCTGCTTGCAAAACCATCCAGAGCACAtgtaa
- the LOC119118329 gene encoding glucose-6-phosphate 1-dehydrogenase isoform X1, translating into MGTRASAVKMSAIPLSRSEVFGELRKELHNDHEFRHSDVHVFIIMGASGDLAKKKIYPTLWWLFRDGLLPEKTFFIGFARSDLTVDAIRASCMPYLKVTDSEADRLSVFFSRNSYISGRYADEDSFANLNKHILTLPGGAQANRLFYLALPPTVYHDVTKNIKHHCMSEKGWTRVIVEKPFGHDLQSSEELSAHLSSLFTEDQIYRIDHYLGKEMVQNLMVLRFGNRIFGPIWNRDSVACVVLTFKEPFGTQGRGGYFDDFGIIRDVMQNHLLQLLSLVAMEKPASTSSDDVRDEKVKVLKCINPIVMSDVVLGQYVGDPEGEGDAKLGYRDDPTVPIGSTQSTFATAVLYVHNERWDGVPFILRCGKALNERKAEVRLQFTDVPGDIFGNQCRRNELVVRVQPNEAVYAKMMSKKPGVYFCPEETELDLTYKSRYKDVKLPDAYERLILDVFCGSQMHFVRSDELKEAWRIFTPLLHQIDKEKPEPIPYKYGSRGPAEADDLVKRVGFRYEGTYVWVNPNKL; encoded by the exons GGTGATCTGGCCAAGAAGAAAATCTACCCAACTCTCTG GTGGTTGTTCAGAGACGGTCTCCTCCcggagaaaacattttttatcgGCTTTGCTCGCTCTGACCTGACGGTAGACGCCATCAGAGCATCCTGCATGCCGTACCTTAAG GTGACCGACTCTGAAGCAGATCGCTTGTCAGTCTTCTTCAGCAGAAACTCGTACATAAGCGGAAGATATGCAGATGAAGATTCCTTCGCCAATCTCAATAAACACATCCTCACTTTGCCGGGAGGAGCCCAAGCAAACCGGCTTTTCTACTTGGCACTGCCACCCACAGTCTACCACGACGTTACCAAGAACATCAAGCACCATTGTATGAGTGAAAA AGGCTGGACCAGAGTGATTGTCGAGAAGCCGTTTGGACACGACCTTCAGAGCTCCGAAGAGCTGTCCGCTCACCTGTCTTCCCTTTTCACCGAAGACCAGATCTACCGTATAGATCACTACCTTGGCAAGGAAATGGTGCAGAACCTTATGGTGCTCAG ATTTGGAAACCGCATTTTTGGACCAATCTGGAATAGAGACAGTGTGGCCTGTGTGGTCCTCACATTTAAAGAACCATTTGGCACTCAGGGAAGAGGAGGCTACTTTGACGACTTTGGAATCATCCG AGATGTCATGCAAAACCACTTGCTCCAGCTGCTGTCtttggttgccatggagaaACCAGCCTCCACCAGCTCTGATGATGTCAGGGACGAAAAG GTCAAAGTGCTGAAATGCATCAATCCAATTGTAATGTCAGATGTGGTGCTGGGTCAGTATGTGGGTGACCCAGAGGGGGAAGGAGATGCCAAATTGGGTTATCGCGATGATCCCACCGTTCCCATAGGCTCGACTCAGTCCACATTTGCCACAGCTGTGCTCTACGTGCACAACGAGCGCTGGGATG GCGTTCCTTTCATCCTCCGCTGCGGAAAAGCTTTAAACGAGAGGAAGGCCGAGGTGCGGCTGCAATTCACCGATGTCCCAGGGGACATTTTTGGAAATCAGTGTCGCCGGAACGAGCTGGTGGTCCGCGTGCAACCCAATGAAGCCGTCTACGCCAAGATGATGAGCAAGAAACCCGGCGTGTACTTCTGCCCTGAGGAAACTGAGCTGGACCTCACCTACAAGAGCAGATATAAG gATGTGAAGCTACCAGATGCCTATGAACGTCTCATTCTGGATGTCTTCTGCGGAAGTCAGATGCACTTTGTACGCAG TGATGAATTAAAGGAAGCCTGGAGGATCTTCACTCCACTCCTTCATCAAATAGACAAGGAGAAGCCAGAACCTATCCCTTACAAATATGGAAG CCGGGGCCCGGCAGAAGCAGATGACCTCGTAAAGCGAGTTGGATTCCGCTATGAAGGCACTTACGTATGGGTGAACCCCAACAAACTTTGA
- the LOC119118329 gene encoding glucose-6-phosphate 1-dehydrogenase isoform X2: MSAIPLSRSEVFGELRKELHNDHEFRHSDVHVFIIMGASGDLAKKKIYPTLWWLFRDGLLPEKTFFIGFARSDLTVDAIRASCMPYLKVTDSEADRLSVFFSRNSYISGRYADEDSFANLNKHILTLPGGAQANRLFYLALPPTVYHDVTKNIKHHCMSEKGWTRVIVEKPFGHDLQSSEELSAHLSSLFTEDQIYRIDHYLGKEMVQNLMVLRFGNRIFGPIWNRDSVACVVLTFKEPFGTQGRGGYFDDFGIIRDVMQNHLLQLLSLVAMEKPASTSSDDVRDEKVKVLKCINPIVMSDVVLGQYVGDPEGEGDAKLGYRDDPTVPIGSTQSTFATAVLYVHNERWDGVPFILRCGKALNERKAEVRLQFTDVPGDIFGNQCRRNELVVRVQPNEAVYAKMMSKKPGVYFCPEETELDLTYKSRYKDVKLPDAYERLILDVFCGSQMHFVRSDELKEAWRIFTPLLHQIDKEKPEPIPYKYGSRGPAEADDLVKRVGFRYEGTYVWVNPNKL, translated from the exons GGTGATCTGGCCAAGAAGAAAATCTACCCAACTCTCTG GTGGTTGTTCAGAGACGGTCTCCTCCcggagaaaacattttttatcgGCTTTGCTCGCTCTGACCTGACGGTAGACGCCATCAGAGCATCCTGCATGCCGTACCTTAAG GTGACCGACTCTGAAGCAGATCGCTTGTCAGTCTTCTTCAGCAGAAACTCGTACATAAGCGGAAGATATGCAGATGAAGATTCCTTCGCCAATCTCAATAAACACATCCTCACTTTGCCGGGAGGAGCCCAAGCAAACCGGCTTTTCTACTTGGCACTGCCACCCACAGTCTACCACGACGTTACCAAGAACATCAAGCACCATTGTATGAGTGAAAA AGGCTGGACCAGAGTGATTGTCGAGAAGCCGTTTGGACACGACCTTCAGAGCTCCGAAGAGCTGTCCGCTCACCTGTCTTCCCTTTTCACCGAAGACCAGATCTACCGTATAGATCACTACCTTGGCAAGGAAATGGTGCAGAACCTTATGGTGCTCAG ATTTGGAAACCGCATTTTTGGACCAATCTGGAATAGAGACAGTGTGGCCTGTGTGGTCCTCACATTTAAAGAACCATTTGGCACTCAGGGAAGAGGAGGCTACTTTGACGACTTTGGAATCATCCG AGATGTCATGCAAAACCACTTGCTCCAGCTGCTGTCtttggttgccatggagaaACCAGCCTCCACCAGCTCTGATGATGTCAGGGACGAAAAG GTCAAAGTGCTGAAATGCATCAATCCAATTGTAATGTCAGATGTGGTGCTGGGTCAGTATGTGGGTGACCCAGAGGGGGAAGGAGATGCCAAATTGGGTTATCGCGATGATCCCACCGTTCCCATAGGCTCGACTCAGTCCACATTTGCCACAGCTGTGCTCTACGTGCACAACGAGCGCTGGGATG GCGTTCCTTTCATCCTCCGCTGCGGAAAAGCTTTAAACGAGAGGAAGGCCGAGGTGCGGCTGCAATTCACCGATGTCCCAGGGGACATTTTTGGAAATCAGTGTCGCCGGAACGAGCTGGTGGTCCGCGTGCAACCCAATGAAGCCGTCTACGCCAAGATGATGAGCAAGAAACCCGGCGTGTACTTCTGCCCTGAGGAAACTGAGCTGGACCTCACCTACAAGAGCAGATATAAG gATGTGAAGCTACCAGATGCCTATGAACGTCTCATTCTGGATGTCTTCTGCGGAAGTCAGATGCACTTTGTACGCAG TGATGAATTAAAGGAAGCCTGGAGGATCTTCACTCCACTCCTTCATCAAATAGACAAGGAGAAGCCAGAACCTATCCCTTACAAATATGGAAG CCGGGGCCCGGCAGAAGCAGATGACCTCGTAAAGCGAGTTGGATTCCGCTATGAAGGCACTTACGTATGGGTGAACCCCAACAAACTTTGA